Proteins encoded in a region of the Mesoflavibacter profundi genome:
- a CDS encoding NAD-dependent epimerase/dehydratase family protein, translating into MNILVTGVYGFLGTAIANHLVDQDYVVYGLYNKTVSRTLNPKVTVCNNLEDIPSKIDIIYCCHAAVNSGNLVLDHNILEEANLNATKLILEQYPAVKIIYISTISVYKNISIIKEKSKEQPSSYYAKTKLQAEQLFKDSQNSYIVRLSSLYGPNMKENTIIPNYVNMALQKNKIEVWGKGKRLQNYIYIKDVLDLLTRLITFEDAIDFPLLAVGDKSISNLELAKTISAQTQANIKFINEDSSDSYVFDNTLTQKTLNWTPKFSVEKGLMQYISWKKKQS; encoded by the coding sequence ATGAATATACTGGTAACAGGAGTTTATGGGTTTTTAGGTACAGCTATAGCAAATCATTTGGTAGACCAAGATTATGTAGTTTATGGATTATATAATAAAACTGTATCTAGAACATTAAATCCAAAAGTTACTGTTTGTAATAATTTAGAGGATATACCATCCAAAATAGATATAATTTATTGTTGTCATGCAGCTGTAAATTCCGGAAATTTAGTTCTAGATCATAATATTTTAGAAGAAGCGAATCTAAATGCGACAAAACTAATCTTAGAGCAATATCCTGCAGTAAAAATAATTTATATATCTACAATTTCTGTTTACAAAAACATTTCAATAATTAAGGAAAAGTCAAAAGAACAACCTAGTTCTTATTATGCAAAAACTAAGTTGCAAGCAGAACAGTTATTTAAAGATTCGCAAAATAGTTACATAGTTAGATTATCTTCTTTATATGGTCCAAATATGAAAGAAAACACGATAATACCAAACTATGTAAACATGGCGTTGCAAAAAAATAAAATAGAAGTTTGGGGAAAAGGAAAAAGGTTGCAAAATTATATATACATTAAAGATGTATTAGACCTTTTAACCAGATTAATAACTTTTGAAGACGCTATAGATTTTCCTTTATTAGCAGTTGGAGATAAATCTATTTCTAATTTAGAATTAGCTAAAACAATAAGTGCTCAAACGCAGGCAAATATTAAATTTATAAACGAAGATAGTTCAGATTCTTATGTGTTTGATAACACGTTAACCCAAAAAACTTTAAATTGGACACCAAAGTTTAGTGTAGAAAAAGGACTTATGCAATATATTTCATGGAAGAAAAAACAGTCTTAG
- a CDS encoding ATP-grasp domain-containing protein, giving the protein MEEKTVLVTGIGGNVGQGVLRNIRDINWPIHIIGTNVEAFSAGNHLCDKTFMVPYAYDNDYIDFVKKIVEEEHVDLIIPTTDFEVYYLSLNANSINATIVACDASITNVYLDKYLSYKHHTSLNIPFVQSWLPSEFEGFEGDIIVKPRKGRGSRGITINPKDPKSYSDDYMIQPLHKGKEITTAIYIDKNKSLHGIFSMERQLQNGATNKCKTVNTFDNKLKEDIILKMIDQEGIRGSLNLQYIVDNNQNIHLFEVNCRISGTNSIRHNLGFQDVKYILQEYLYQEKPSKVSKKEGVAIRLLYDVIYPDASTTSDLNNKSSNFKIY; this is encoded by the coding sequence ATGGAAGAAAAAACAGTCTTAGTAACAGGAATAGGAGGAAATGTAGGTCAAGGAGTATTAAGAAATATCAGAGATATAAATTGGCCAATACACATTATAGGTACAAATGTAGAAGCATTTAGCGCAGGCAATCATTTATGTGATAAAACATTTATGGTACCTTATGCTTATGACAATGATTACATAGATTTTGTTAAAAAAATAGTTGAAGAAGAACATGTAGATCTAATAATACCAACTACAGATTTTGAAGTGTATTATCTAAGTTTAAATGCCAATTCCATAAACGCAACTATAGTAGCTTGTGACGCTTCAATAACAAATGTTTATTTAGATAAATATCTATCTTACAAACACCATACATCACTAAATATACCTTTTGTACAATCTTGGTTACCATCAGAGTTTGAAGGATTTGAAGGCGATATTATTGTAAAACCAAGAAAAGGTAGAGGATCACGAGGTATTACAATAAATCCCAAAGACCCAAAATCATATTCAGACGATTATATGATACAACCTTTACATAAAGGAAAAGAGATAACAACAGCAATTTACATTGATAAAAATAAAAGTTTACATGGTATTTTCTCCATGGAACGCCAATTGCAAAATGGAGCAACAAATAAGTGTAAAACAGTAAATACTTTTGATAATAAATTAAAAGAAGATATCATTTTAAAAATGATAGATCAAGAAGGAATTAGAGGAAGTTTAAATTTACAATACATTGTAGATAATAATCAAAACATTCATTTATTTGAGGTGAATTGCAGGATTTCTGGAACAAATTCAATAAGACATAACCTAGGTTTTCAAGATGTTAAGTACATTTTACAAGAATATTTATATCAAGAAAAACCTTCAAAAGTGTCTAAAAAAGAAGGCGTTGCTATAAG